One Hemitrygon akajei chromosome 11, sHemAka1.3, whole genome shotgun sequence DNA segment encodes these proteins:
- the LOC140735647 gene encoding transcription factor SOX-8-like, which translates to MLNMTEERGQGAADAGCSPACSGSDSESVGSPGSVSEGEPQPEDCSRSLPAAVAGKKLGCEEDERFPACIREAVSQVLKGYDWTLVPMPVRINGTSKNKPHVKRPMNAFMVWAQAARRKLADQYPHLHNAELSKTLGKLWRLLSESEKRPFVEEAERLRVQHKKDHPDYKYQPRRRKSVKNGPPDSEQGAEQSQLAVGQVYKDGLSAGRGVSDGHHPPEHAGHAQGPPTPPTTPKTDLHVGKHELKREGRSIAENGRQNIDFSNVDISELSSEVINNMETFDVHEFDQYLPLNGHTVPFSSDHSHGPNTAGSYSASYLTSSAAQVIWNHKSASSSSSSSSVASEPSQHRPHIKTEQLSPSHYNDQHHSSSPQADYSSYSNQGCSPVSATATAFSGSQCDYSDVQGPNYYNPYSGYPSPIYQYPYFHSSRRPYASSLLNSLSIPPAHSPTNWDQPVYTTLTRP; encoded by the exons ATGCTGAACATGACGGAGGAACGCGGGCAGGGAGCGGCCGATGCGGGCTGCAGCCCAGCCTGCAGCGGCTCCGACAGCGAGTCGGTGGGATCGCCGGGCTCGGTGTCCGAGGGCGAGCCTCAGCCAGAGGATTGCAGCCGCTCGCTGCCCGCCGCCGTCGCCGGCAAGAAGTTGGGCTGCGAAGAAGACGAGCGTTTCCCGGCCTGCATACGAGAGGCGGTCAGTCAAGTGTTGAAGGGCTACGACTGGACTCTGGTGCCCATGCCCGTGAGGATAAACGGCACTTCCAAAAACAAGCCGCACGTGAAGAGACCCATGAACGCCTTCATGGTGTGGGCTCAGGCTGCCCGGCGCAAACTGGCGGACCAGTACCCGCATCTTCACAACGCTGAGCTCAGCAAAACCCTGGGCAAGCTCTGGCG CCTGCTGAGCGAGAGTGAGAAGCGTCCCTTTGTGGAAGAGGCCGAACGCCTGCGGGTGCAGCACAAGAAAGACCACCCCGACTACAAGTACCAGCCCCGTCGCAGGAAGAGCGTGAAGAACGGGCCACCCGACTCCGAACAGGGCGCTGAGCAGAGCCAGCTGGCTGTCGGCCAGGTGTACAAGGACGGCCTGTCGGCAGGGAGGGGAGTCTCCGACGGCCACCACCCGCCAGAGCACGCAG GCCATGCACAAGGGCCCCCAACACCACCCACCACACCCAAAACTGACCTCCACGTGGGGAAGCATGAGCTGAAGAGGGAGGGGCGTTCCATAGCGGAGAACGGCCGCCAGAACATTGACTTCAGCAACGTGGACATCAGTGAGCTGAGCAGTGAGGTCATCAACAACATGGAGACCTTTGACGTCCATGAGTTTGACCAGTACCTACCACTGAATGGCCACACGGTGCCCTTCTCCTCTGACCACAGCCATGGACCGAACACAGCTGGCTCATACAGTGCTTCCTACCTAACGAGCAGCGCAGCCCAAGTCATCTGGAATCATAAGAGTGCCTCATCTTCATCATCCTCTTCATCAGTCGCTAGTGAACCAAGTCAGCATAGGCCGCACATTAAGACAGAACAGCTGAGCCCAAGCCACTACAATGACCAGCACCACAGCTCTTCACCTCAAGCTGATTATAGTTCCTACAGTAACCAGGGTTGCAGTCCTGTCAGTGCTACTGCTACTGCCTTTTCTGGCTCCCAGTGTGACTATTCTGATGTCCAAGGCCCCAATTACTACAACCCTTATTCTGGATACCCATCACCCATCTATCAGTATCCTTATTTTCATTCATCTCGCCGTCCTTATGCATCATCCCTCCTGAATAGTCTGTCCATTCCTCCAGCCCACAGCCCAACCAACTGGGATCAGCCGGTCTACACAACCCTGACCAGGCCATAG